A genomic window from Levilactobacillus yonginensis includes:
- a CDS encoding DNA-3-methyladenine glycosylase, with the protein MTNELAEFYAGRSTPEITQDLLGHELIYDTPAGRMSGWVVEAEAYLGEQDTAAHAFNGRHTAANAALYDAPGTIYIYILRGYYMLDIATQTVGTPQGILIRGIEPHEGLDLMQQHRDKPVPDISNGPGKLTAAIGLQSKDLNRTLLGTHNLTITAEKTRQPKEVAATSRVGVSAGSWQDRPLRFTVAGNPYVSGSRKRDWDRDNHGWQN; encoded by the coding sequence ATGACAAATGAGTTAGCTGAGTTTTATGCAGGTCGCTCTACACCAGAGATTACGCAAGACCTACTGGGGCATGAGTTGATCTACGACACACCGGCTGGCAGAATGAGTGGGTGGGTCGTTGAGGCGGAAGCCTATTTGGGTGAACAGGATACTGCTGCGCACGCCTTTAATGGCCGTCATACGGCCGCTAACGCCGCTTTGTATGATGCACCAGGAACTATCTATATTTACATTTTGCGCGGGTACTACATGTTAGACATTGCCACCCAAACGGTGGGAACACCACAAGGAATTCTGATTCGAGGAATTGAACCCCATGAAGGGTTAGATCTTATGCAGCAACACCGTGACAAACCAGTTCCAGATATTAGCAATGGGCCTGGCAAGCTGACAGCGGCTATCGGGTTACAATCCAAGGACCTGAACAGAACGCTACTTGGCACACATAATTTAACAATTACAGCAGAAAAGACGCGTCAACCAAAGGAAGTCGCGGCCACATCACGGGTTGGGGTCAGTGCAGGTAGCTGGCAGGACCGACCACTACGGTTTACAGTTGCAGGTAACCCCTACGTTTCCGGCAGTCGTAAACGTGATTGGGACCGGGACAATCACGGTTGGCAGAACTAA
- a CDS encoding helix-turn-helix domain-containing protein has translation MNIDIFIETRKRLHLSQDQLANGICTQATLSKFERNGKVPSLKILLQLCDRLELTLNDLFPLNHDEDSVRSQALEQAEFQLLIGEYKEAAASLKKLGNPETGTLTFQMRFYFIRGYITALTGGPIADSLYDFSQILNRFDEGHHSMYSMLAYTGMGIAYSNEDDDERAGFYFNKVAGEIRNLSFKNRHSIWRALNIIFYTGQFYGRNGELKNSNDLLTYGVEVCARFHVTYYLARILYQRALNQQRLQGDPHQIKQDLQDASAFARLNSNTKLLQMIEEFPFND, from the coding sequence ATGAATATTGATATTTTTATTGAAACACGGAAGCGACTGCATTTGTCGCAAGACCAGTTGGCTAATGGTATTTGTACACAAGCAACTCTCAGTAAATTTGAACGTAACGGCAAGGTTCCTTCTTTGAAAATTCTGTTGCAACTGTGCGATCGTCTAGAATTAACGTTAAATGATCTTTTTCCGTTGAACCATGATGAGGACTCCGTTCGTTCACAGGCATTGGAACAGGCTGAATTCCAGCTGTTGATTGGTGAATATAAGGAAGCCGCGGCTAGCCTGAAAAAATTAGGCAATCCAGAGACTGGCACGTTAACCTTTCAAATGCGGTTTTACTTCATTCGGGGGTATATCACGGCGCTGACTGGTGGCCCAATTGCCGACTCACTCTACGACTTTTCACAAATTTTAAACCGGTTTGATGAAGGCCATCATTCTATGTATTCCATGCTGGCCTACACTGGGATGGGAATTGCTTATAGTAATGAGGATGACGACGAACGGGCTGGTTTTTACTTCAATAAGGTTGCCGGTGAAATTCGAAACTTAAGTTTTAAGAATCGGCACAGCATTTGGCGCGCCTTAAACATTATTTTTTATACTGGTCAATTTTATGGTCGTAACGGCGAGTTGAAAAATAGTAACGACCTGTTGACTTACGGGGTTGAGGTCTGTGCGCGTTTCCACGTGACCTACTACTTGGCACGTATCCTGTATCAACGCGCCTTGAATCAGCAACGATTGCAAGGAGATCCCCACCAAATCAAGCAGGATCTTCAAGATGCTTCGGCGTTTGCCCGCTTGAACAGCAATACGAAGTTATTACAGATGATTGAAGAATTCCCGTTCAATGATTAA
- a CDS encoding demethylmenaquinone methyltransferase, translated as MSLTNQTPEDQVQATFDSIAPQYDQMNNLISLGTHRLWRQHVMDATTIHPGDFALDLCCGTGDWTLALANVVGPAGRVVGLDFSGTMLREARSKVKAAGLTDRITLRQGDAMHLPYPDNSFNLVTIGFGLRNVPDANQVLREMARVVKPGGQVVCLETSQPTNSVIHTGWQAYFGHIVPLMGKLVHHYQAYNYLQQSTHQFVSVTELATMFRDAGLRQVHYQQFNLGAAAVHFGRKPY; from the coding sequence ATGTCCCTGACCAATCAAACACCTGAAGACCAAGTGCAAGCCACCTTTGACAGTATCGCACCTCAGTATGATCAGATGAACAACCTAATCAGTCTGGGGACCCACCGGCTTTGGCGGCAACACGTAATGGACGCAACGACCATTCATCCGGGTGACTTTGCCCTCGACCTCTGCTGTGGCACTGGTGACTGGACGTTGGCGCTAGCGAATGTTGTTGGTCCGGCGGGACGCGTAGTTGGCCTCGACTTTAGTGGCACCATGTTACGTGAAGCGCGTTCTAAGGTTAAAGCGGCTGGTCTGACCGACCGCATCACGTTGCGTCAGGGAGATGCCATGCACCTCCCCTACCCAGATAACAGTTTTAACCTGGTAACGATTGGTTTCGGCCTGCGTAATGTCCCAGATGCAAACCAAGTCCTGCGCGAAATGGCGCGGGTGGTTAAACCCGGCGGACAAGTCGTTTGTCTGGAGACTTCTCAGCCAACCAACTCAGTAATTCACACGGGTTGGCAAGCTTACTTCGGTCACATCGTTCCCTTGATGGGCAAACTGGTACATCACTACCAAGCTTACAATTACCTGCAACAATCGACTCACCAATTCGTGAGTGTGACTGAGTTGGCCACGATGTTTCGAGATGCTGGCCTCCGTCAGGTTCATTATCAGCAATTCAACTTAGGGGCAGCCGCGGTACACTTTGGCCGTAAGCCTTACTAA
- the map gene encoding type I methionyl aminopeptidase, giving the protein MITIKSDREIKKMAESGAVLAGVHKGLRDIIKPGISTWEIERFANKYIAEHGATPSEKGFEGYKYATCVSVNDEVAHAIPRKELLLKEGDIVAVDMTVNLDGFESDSCWTYAVGKISDEAQHLMDVTKKALYLGIDQAVVGNRIGDIGHAIQAYTEGQEHMGDVRELIGHGIQPTMHEQPNVPNYGEAGRGLRLRAGMTITIEPMINLGTWEIISKEVPDKSWEYYATADGSLSAQYEHTLVITDDGPKILTSQDPDTDAKYLL; this is encoded by the coding sequence TTGATAACCATTAAATCTGATCGTGAAATTAAGAAAATGGCCGAATCCGGTGCCGTTTTAGCTGGTGTCCACAAGGGCTTACGGGACATCATTAAGCCAGGTATCTCTACCTGGGAAATCGAACGTTTTGCTAACAAATACATCGCTGAACATGGTGCCACCCCTTCAGAGAAAGGGTTTGAAGGCTACAAGTACGCTACCTGTGTCAGCGTTAACGACGAAGTGGCCCACGCCATTCCCCGCAAGGAACTCTTGCTCAAGGAAGGTGACATTGTTGCCGTTGACATGACCGTCAACTTGGACGGGTTTGAAAGTGACTCCTGCTGGACCTACGCCGTTGGTAAAATCAGCGATGAAGCCCAACACTTGATGGATGTCACCAAGAAGGCCCTCTACCTAGGGATTGACCAAGCCGTTGTCGGCAACCGTATCGGTGACATTGGTCACGCCATTCAGGCTTACACGGAAGGCCAAGAACACATGGGCGATGTCCGTGAATTGATCGGCCATGGGATTCAACCAACCATGCACGAACAACCAAACGTCCCTAACTACGGTGAAGCCGGTCGCGGGTTACGTTTACGCGCTGGTATGACGATTACCATCGAACCCATGATCAACTTGGGAACTTGGGAAATCATCTCTAAAGAAGTGCCTGACAAGTCTTGGGAATACTACGCGACGGCTGATGGTTCACTGTCTGCTCAGTACGAGCACACGCTGGTAATCACTGACGATGGTCCTAAGATCTTGACGTCACAAGATCCTGACACTGACGCTAAATACCTGCTGTAA
- a CDS encoding MFS transporter: MDSEAIDLQGRPYSHLAFIWTLLAGTFTMSISQSSLSTAYPTLMRYFNVPASTVQWLTTGFMLVMVVMMPVSPWLLNNIRFPVLFVTVLALFDVGTFIIYLATSFPLMMLGRVMEAMAVGIMFPSYQTVMLRITPEAQRGSVMGFAGLVMGSALAVGPIISGIVLKYTSWQGLFVVFMLIITIVFLIAIKTIKDVMPQHKAHLDYWSVISSVGFIGILYVVNQIGKATVNWGVMSGLLVVSLLAVAYFVFRQFHVATPLLDLRVLKTANFDLAVLLTGTSYIALIVVTIVFPLYYQEVLGISPFASGMALVPGAVVLSLLNPLTGKLADHIGFKATMLTGMSMIVLGWLWLAVVGGKQSLLAMVLIAALIEGGNAFVMMPAVTLGANSLPDQLISHGTAVITTVRQILGSTGVAVATLILAAVTAGQLKVTSAATASLAGYHAVFWTFLGIAVVGWIFAAMLRDGRKQA, encoded by the coding sequence TTGGATTCAGAGGCAATTGATTTACAGGGACGGCCATATAGTCATCTGGCCTTTATTTGGACACTGTTGGCGGGGACTTTTACTATGTCGATTAGCCAGTCATCGCTGTCGACAGCGTACCCAACGCTGATGCGGTACTTCAACGTGCCAGCGTCAACGGTCCAGTGGCTGACGACGGGGTTCATGTTGGTGATGGTCGTGATGATGCCAGTTAGTCCGTGGCTGTTGAATAATATTCGGTTTCCAGTGCTCTTTGTGACCGTGCTGGCGTTATTTGACGTTGGGACGTTTATTATTTACTTAGCCACCAGCTTTCCGTTGATGATGCTGGGAAGAGTCATGGAAGCTATGGCGGTCGGCATTATGTTTCCGTCCTACCAGACGGTGATGCTCCGAATTACCCCAGAAGCCCAGCGGGGGAGTGTCATGGGGTTTGCTGGCTTGGTCATGGGTTCGGCGTTGGCAGTTGGCCCAATTATTTCCGGCATTGTTTTGAAATATACCAGTTGGCAGGGACTCTTCGTTGTCTTCATGCTAATCATCACGATTGTTTTTTTGATTGCCATCAAAACCATCAAAGATGTCATGCCGCAGCATAAGGCTCACCTGGATTACTGGTCCGTTATCAGTAGCGTGGGCTTCATTGGGATTCTGTACGTCGTCAACCAAATTGGTAAGGCAACAGTCAACTGGGGTGTTATGAGTGGCTTGCTGGTAGTCAGTCTTCTAGCGGTAGCCTACTTTGTCTTTCGCCAATTTCACGTGGCCACACCCTTACTGGATCTGCGCGTGCTGAAGACAGCTAATTTTGATTTGGCCGTCTTACTGACGGGAACTTCCTATATTGCTTTAATCGTGGTCACGATTGTCTTTCCGCTATACTATCAAGAGGTACTGGGAATTTCGCCATTTGCTTCGGGGATGGCCTTAGTTCCCGGGGCCGTGGTCCTAAGCCTGTTGAACCCGTTGACGGGGAAACTAGCCGACCATATTGGGTTTAAAGCCACCATGTTGACCGGGATGTCGATGATTGTCCTGGGCTGGCTATGGTTGGCCGTAGTTGGTGGCAAGCAGTCACTACTCGCCATGGTTTTAATTGCTGCCTTGATTGAAGGGGGCAATGCTTTTGTTATGATGCCAGCCGTGACTTTGGGGGCTAATTCTTTACCAGATCAGTTGATTTCTCATGGGACTGCGGTGATTACAACGGTTCGCCAAATTCTGGGATCAACCGGAGTTGCCGTAGCAACGCTGATTTTAGCCGCTGTTACGGCAGGACAGCTGAAGGTGACGTCAGCTGCTACTGCTAGCTTAGCTGGGTACCATGCGGTCTTCTGGACATTTCTAGGGATTGCGGTTGTCGGTTGGATTTTCGCTGCCATGCTTCGTGACGGTCGGAAACAGGCGTGA
- a CDS encoding phosphoenolpyruvate carboxykinase, producing MPNTTMIDSPSFYANPDRNVAVLNYNAHFITSVFDLVNSEELIAFVRLFLNQQRDKVPVDADPVTTFNLATPETYMDVVKAILTDQVTAYQPFKTAEILASVEDLYTYYRTYLRISLMTAHENNVVASEFMSIDQNFNDLVIRLYRAIEEKLKGHANHVYREVNAGTNGTLLLREVAWPLPTGYEALKDIHFISRMMLQPPMMLHTKSNKRKGLFTATQTNPLENFKGTERDWLCYPAKIGESLAYIYFHRDYLASGIALANLFQMADTEEIAGKQPDLILLFGTPGVASDEYPENGHYFYDQANGIYVGQIPYNDQTTYFGYMKKMCLTLHNLHMIAEQKLPIHGSMVRITFANGQTKTVVFFGDSGAGKSESIEALQAVADDQIANIETIFDDMGSFTLEDDHLYAQGTETGAFVRLDDLSSEVAFNNMDRGIYMNPEQKNARVIIPANTWPRVVAHHEIDMWVYANNYDDAIGVHRFEDQATAKATFVAGKRCALGTTDEVGMSTTFFANPFGPVQEQAATQPIIDAVFDRLFADDVYVGEIFTHLGSDKSQANLNASAHKLLQELLKL from the coding sequence ATGCCAAACACAACCATGATCGATTCGCCTTCGTTCTACGCGAACCCAGACCGCAACGTTGCCGTTTTAAACTACAATGCCCACTTTATTACGAGTGTTTTTGACCTCGTCAATAGTGAGGAGTTGATTGCGTTTGTTCGTTTATTCTTGAACCAACAGCGCGATAAGGTCCCAGTCGATGCCGACCCCGTCACGACCTTTAACCTAGCGACGCCAGAAACTTATATGGACGTAGTCAAGGCCATTTTGACGGACCAAGTGACCGCGTACCAGCCCTTCAAGACGGCCGAAATTTTGGCCAGCGTTGAGGACCTGTACACGTATTACCGAACGTACCTACGGATCTCATTGATGACGGCCCACGAGAATAACGTTGTCGCCAGTGAGTTCATGTCCATTGATCAAAATTTTAACGACTTAGTGATCCGGTTATACCGAGCCATTGAGGAAAAATTAAAGGGCCATGCGAACCACGTTTACCGTGAAGTCAACGCTGGGACTAACGGCACGTTGTTACTACGGGAAGTTGCGTGGCCATTGCCAACTGGCTACGAGGCCCTTAAGGACATCCATTTTATTAGTCGGATGATGTTACAACCACCAATGATGCTCCACACGAAGAGTAATAAGCGCAAGGGCCTCTTCACAGCGACGCAGACGAATCCCTTGGAAAACTTTAAGGGAACTGAACGTGACTGGTTGTGTTATCCAGCTAAGATTGGCGAGAGCCTGGCCTACATTTACTTCCACAGAGACTATTTGGCGTCGGGAATTGCCCTAGCTAATCTCTTTCAGATGGCAGACACTGAAGAAATCGCGGGGAAGCAGCCAGACCTTATTCTGTTGTTTGGGACACCAGGGGTGGCGAGCGATGAGTACCCGGAAAATGGTCACTATTTTTACGACCAAGCGAATGGGATTTACGTGGGGCAGATTCCTTACAACGACCAGACAACTTACTTCGGTTACATGAAGAAAATGTGTCTGACACTGCACAACCTCCACATGATTGCTGAGCAGAAGTTACCAATTCACGGCTCGATGGTTCGCATCACTTTTGCCAACGGTCAAACGAAGACGGTGGTTTTCTTTGGGGATTCCGGTGCTGGGAAGTCTGAATCCATTGAAGCTTTGCAGGCGGTGGCCGATGACCAGATTGCTAATATTGAAACGATTTTTGATGACATGGGTAGCTTCACATTAGAGGACGACCACTTGTACGCGCAGGGCACCGAAACCGGGGCCTTTGTCCGATTGGATGACTTGAGCAGCGAGGTAGCTTTCAACAACATGGACCGCGGAATCTATATGAATCCGGAACAAAAGAATGCACGAGTCATCATTCCAGCGAACACTTGGCCCCGGGTCGTGGCGCACCATGAAATCGATATGTGGGTCTACGCCAACAACTATGACGATGCAATTGGGGTTCATCGTTTTGAAGATCAGGCTACGGCCAAGGCCACCTTTGTTGCCGGCAAACGTTGTGCTTTAGGAACGACTGATGAAGTGGGGATGAGTACCACCTTCTTCGCTAATCCGTTCGGACCCGTACAGGAGCAGGCGGCGACACAACCAATTATTGATGCCGTCTTCGACCGGTTATTTGCGGATGACGTTTACGTTGGTGAGATCTTCACGCATCTGGGTAGCGACAAGTCACAGGCTAATCTCAATGCCTCCGCACATAAATTACTCCAAGAATTGCTTAAGTTGTAG
- a CDS encoding electron transfer flavoprotein subunit alpha/FixB family protein, with the protein MSKPELWVIAERRLDHIEPTTQQLITKARDLAGDSFKTVVILLEATTDHLEDELKAYGPDEIRVVRDDRFPTATDAEHADALQQLVEAYQPNGVLFGATITGRSIAPRLQAKLQTGLTADALGLRYDGETLIAVKPSYGDNIMCEITIPERRPQMVTVRPNTFVAEEAAGAAEVTTTTVTFHPVDRLQVTAATPVVNTATTVGDASRVVALGRGAASAAMVNHATQLAEKLGGRIGVSRPLTDQDRFTHDDQIGQSGNTIHPELIINFGISGAVQFLVGMQDSKTIVAVNSDPDAPIFDVADYGYVGDAQAFMTALLAQFN; encoded by the coding sequence ATGTCAAAACCAGAATTATGGGTCATTGCGGAACGCCGCTTAGACCACATTGAACCCACCACCCAACAACTAATCACCAAAGCTCGTGACCTAGCTGGTGACAGCTTCAAAACGGTTGTAATCTTGTTAGAGGCGACAACGGACCATTTGGAAGACGAATTAAAAGCCTACGGTCCCGACGAAATACGGGTCGTTCGGGATGACCGATTCCCAACGGCTACTGACGCTGAACACGCTGATGCCCTCCAACAACTGGTTGAAGCCTATCAGCCTAACGGTGTCCTCTTTGGTGCTACCATCACGGGCCGTTCTATCGCCCCTCGCTTACAAGCAAAGCTCCAGACTGGACTGACCGCCGATGCATTGGGCCTACGCTACGATGGCGAAACGTTGATTGCCGTAAAACCTTCCTACGGTGATAATATCATGTGCGAAATCACCATCCCTGAACGTCGACCACAAATGGTCACGGTGCGGCCAAACACCTTCGTTGCTGAAGAAGCTGCCGGTGCTGCTGAGGTCACGACCACCACGGTTACTTTCCACCCCGTCGATCGCTTACAAGTGACGGCTGCTACACCCGTTGTTAACACGGCTACAACGGTCGGCGATGCCAGCCGGGTGGTTGCACTAGGTCGGGGAGCAGCCAGCGCTGCCATGGTCAACCACGCTACCCAGTTAGCCGAAAAGCTGGGTGGTCGGATTGGGGTCTCACGGCCATTAACCGATCAAGACCGGTTCACCCATGATGATCAAATCGGTCAGAGTGGTAACACTATTCACCCTGAATTGATCATCAACTTCGGAATCAGCGGTGCCGTCCAATTCCTGGTCGGCATGCAGGACTCTAAGACGATTGTCGCCGTCAATTCTGACCCCGACGCACCAATCTTTGATGTTGCTGATTACGGCTATGTGGGAGATGCCCAAGCATTCATGACCGCATTACTCGCCCAATTCAACTAA
- a CDS encoding electron transfer flavoprotein subunit beta, with amino-acid sequence MKIVVCIKQVPETNNVKIDPVTHNLDRRGLAGVMNPFDKNAVELALNLKDTTGAEVALLTMGPDDYAESVREGMAMGADSGYLLSDRAFAGADTLATGYVIAQALKKIGDADLILFGRQAVDADTGQVGPIVAEFLNQPQITYAASLRMSGPNEVTAERLLEDTKQTLVAQLPAVVSVRSELNTPRYPTPRNIQLSFEKPLTVWHHDDLDLDDTRLGQSGSPTVVTKVYAPEPVKRELTPLAGTPSEAASQLIKALKERQLI; translated from the coding sequence ATGAAAATTGTGGTTTGCATTAAACAAGTTCCTGAAACCAACAACGTCAAGATCGACCCAGTGACCCATAACTTGGATCGTCGTGGCTTAGCTGGTGTAATGAATCCATTTGATAAGAATGCCGTTGAACTGGCCTTGAATCTAAAGGACACCACCGGCGCTGAAGTGGCCCTACTAACCATGGGTCCCGATGACTACGCTGAATCTGTGCGCGAAGGCATGGCTATGGGAGCCGACTCTGGCTACCTCCTATCCGACCGTGCCTTTGCTGGGGCTGACACCCTGGCCACCGGTTACGTCATTGCCCAAGCCTTAAAAAAAATTGGCGACGCCGACCTGATTCTCTTTGGTCGGCAAGCAGTCGATGCCGATACCGGCCAAGTAGGTCCCATCGTAGCTGAATTTCTCAACCAGCCCCAAATCACCTATGCAGCTAGCCTGCGGATGAGTGGTCCCAACGAAGTAACCGCTGAACGCCTACTCGAAGACACCAAGCAAACACTGGTGGCCCAACTGCCAGCTGTAGTCAGCGTCCGCAGTGAGTTGAACACCCCCCGTTACCCTACCCCCCGCAACATTCAATTGAGCTTTGAAAAGCCACTGACTGTTTGGCACCATGATGACCTCGACTTGGACGATACTCGTTTGGGCCAATCAGGGTCACCAACCGTTGTGACCAAGGTCTATGCCCCAGAACCCGTTAAGCGTGAACTGACACCGCTAGCTGGCACCCCAAGTGAAGCCGCTAGTCAGCTGATCAAGGCCCTGAAAGAACGTCAATTAATCTAA